Within Candidatus Dojkabacteria bacterium, the genomic segment CCCCTCCATATATAAGACGCAGTCTACTGTATGCTCCAAGATCTTCGGGCCGGCTACACCACCCTCTTTATTGATCTGCCCAACTATGACAAGAGGGATAGAGAGCCGCTTTGCCACCTCTGTTAGCCCAACTCCGCACAATCTTACCTGTGCAATGCTGCCTGGGTAGCTGGTAGATCGCTCACTTACAATCGCCTGAATTGAGTCAACAACAACAAAATCAGGCTTCTCGCTCTCGATTGCGGCGACAATTGATTCAAGATTTACCTCAGAACTCACAAGAAGGTTGGCTGAGATAGATTTTGAGCCACCGATGCGCTCGACTCGCGACATAAATTGACTCACCGACTCCTCGGCAGTGACATAAAGCACAGTGTTGGACTTGGCTATTTTCACAACCGACTGGAGCAGGAGCGTTGACTTGCCGATCCCAGGCTCACCACTTAAGATTACCACCTCACCTGGGACATACCCTCCACCAAGTACACGGTCAAACTCATCAAATCCAGAGCTTAATCGCTTCTGTGAGAGCTCAACTTTCTCCTTGTTGGCATAGATACTTTTTAGGCTTTGAACATCGGCAGCGCCTCTTGAGACTCCGGTCAGTCCAGCTTTCTTAGCAGTAACTTCCTCGAACTCTTCATAGCTTCCCCACTCGCCACAAGCCGAGCATCGCCCTTCCCATTTGAGTGAGATATTGTCACAATTGACACACTTATACTTCATTGAGTCACAGTCTGTTCACTAACTTATCGCAATTTCACCATTCTTCAGGACGACCGAAAGCCTTTTCGCCTTCTCTCCGTTTACTTTCTTTGACTTGCCATTCCTACTGTCCAGCAGGTAATCTGCTAGTGCACTCTCAACCTTATCCTGGAGCACACGCCTCAAATTTCGCGCACCATACTCCTCGCTAAACCCATCCTCTACGATCTTATTTACTACGTCTTTATCCAATGATAGCGAGATCTTCTTAGACCTTAGACGACCATTTAGCTCATCAACGAGCAGCGATACAATCATCCTTGCATCTTTCCTGGTCAGTGATCTGAAGATCACTATGTCATCAAGCCTATTGAGCAACTCTGGACGGAGTGTATCTTTCAACTCTTTCTCCAGATCATCGCGCATGCTCTCAAAAGCCGCCTCTATCTCTGAATCTGAACGCTGATTCTTCTCTAGATTTGCGGCGAAGCCAAGCACCTTATCCTTTCGGATCTCCTCAGCTCCAATATTAGAGGTTAGAATTACAACCGTATTCTTAAAATCAACCTTATGCCCCTTACCATCCGTCAGGTGGCCATACTCCATGATCTGCAAGAGGATATTTAGCACATCAGGATGAGCTTTCTCTATCTCATCGAACAGTATTACCGAGTGAGGTCGCTTCCGAATCTTCTCGGTGAGCTGACCACCCTCTCGATATCCGACATAGCCTGGTGGCGAGCCGATCAATTTAGAGATGCTGTGCATCTCCATAAGCTCGCTCATATCGATCTGGATTAATCTATCCTCATCACCAAAAAGCAGCTCGGTAAGCACTTTTGCCAGCTCTGTCTTGCCCACACCTGTCGGCCCCAGGAATAGCAATGATGCCCACGGCCTATCGGATGCTGAAATGCCCGTACGGGCACGCTTGATAGCAGAAGCAACCGCGTTAACAGCCTCTTCCTGGCCTACAACTTTGGTCCCCAATCGCTCGTTAAGCTTCTTCAAGATATCGGTCTCCTCTGTGCTGATCGTGGTTACAGGGATACCTGTCCACTTCGAGATTGTCTCCTGGATAGCGTCGACGTCTACCTTATATTTCGATGTGTATTTGCTGCGGGTTCGTTTCTTCTTTACCTGGTCCATCTGATCTTGGATCGCCCTCTCCCTTTGCTGCATCTTCTTGGCTGTCTCCATATCACCCTCAAATACAGCCTTCTCTTTGCCACGCAGTGCTGCCTGGTACTCACCCATCAGGTCGGCTAGATCTTTATATTTCACCTCCAACTGCAATCTTCGTGACGCCGCCGCTTCGTCCATAAGGTCGATAGCCTTATCTGGCAGGAATCGGTCACTCACATATCGATCTGATAGCCTCACCGAGGCCTCGATCGCCTCTTCGCTAATATTCACATTGTGGTGCTTCTCTAATATAGGCTCAACCCTATGCATAATCTCAATGCTCTCCTCGATCGAAGGCTCCTCGATAAATATCGGCTGGAATCTCCTCACCAGAGCATTATCCTCTTCAAAATATCTCGAGAACTCTACCGTAGTCGTCGCACCGATCACCCTGAAATCATCTCTCACCAGCGCCGGCTTCAGCACAGCAGCTATATCCATCCCACCGCCAGGGAAGTTTGTCCCCAGGATATTATGGATCTCGTCGATAAAGAGAATGACATCTTTCGATTCGGCTACCTCGCTGATGATGGCCAACACCTTCTCCTCAACATCACCGCGCAGTTTGCTGCCTGCCAGCAGCGCTGATACATCAAGCGAGATCAGTCGTGTGTTCATTAATGAGTTTGGCACTGTGCCAGCAGCGATCAGCTGGGCTAGCCCCTCGATTATTGCTGTCTTGCCTACTCCAGGGTCTCCAATTATTACAGGGTTATTCTTACGACGACGGCTCAATACATTTATTATCTGCTCCAGCTCATCTTCTCTTCCTACCAGCGGGTCAAACACTCCATCTCTTGCGAGCTCGACTAGATCCTGACCAAGCAGTCCTAGCTGGCTCTCTTCGCCGTCCATGTCGTCCTGGAGCTCTGGCTTAGCCAGTATGCCGATCGGGTATGTAGCGAAGTTAGAGAGGTTCTCCTTGAAGAACTTGTAGGTCAGCCCTGCATCCTCTAGCTCTTGGGTTATCTTAAGATCTGTCTGGCGGAGAATGGCTAGAAGGATATGCTCGGTACCTACATACACGTGAGAAGAGCTGCTTGCTATTGAGTAAGCGACTCGGATTACATCCTTTGATTCTTTCGATAGCAGGATATCTTTTGTATTTTTCTCAAATTTCGCGCGGTCAAACGCCAATAGAGTTGTGCCAGCGAGCTTCTGCAATGTCTGAGTTGTGTCTACCCCCATCGCTGTGAGGGCTTTAGAGCCTATCGATTCCTTATTGAGCAGTATGCCCAGGAATAGGTGCAGAGGAGTCACCTCTTTGTCGAAGAGTGTAGTCGCGATATCAGAAGCGAACCGGATTGATATCCGGGCGTTCTCGCTCAGCTTGCTGAAATAGTTTTGCTTCTTGCTTTTATTCATATATTGATCAATGACCCCAGTATCAAGGATTATACTTTCAATCTAGCTCAATGGATAGTCCTTAATTCGCCTAGAAAGTATAGCGGTACTTTCTTTAAATCTAAATTAACCCCCGCTAACTTATAGTGAGTTCCTCACTATAAGTTAGCGGGGGTTTTCGCTTTGATCGAACCTTCTATTAGTCTGAAGGGTTCTCCTCTTTCAAAGCCTCTTCTACTTTCTCTGCCAATTCTGCAGAGTCTACTGTCTCTGAGCTTGTATCATCTGAAGAGATCTTAGACTTCTTAGTCTCGCTGTCCCACTTCAGGCTCAAGCCCAAGTGTCGCTCGGTTGATGAGATCGAAAGGATCTTCACCTTTACCTTGTCTCCCTGGGATACGATATCTCGTGGATCTCGAACAAGCTTGTCTGACATCTCTGAGATATGCACAAGTCCGTTCAAGCCTTCGTCAATTCTTACGAATGCACCGAAGTCCACAACCTTCTGTACCTCACCGTCGACAACATCGCCAACCTTATATTTAGCAATAAGCTCTGACCATGGATCTGTGAGCAATCTCTTGACGCTGTAGGCTACTCGCTTACCACCATCTGTGATGCCGATAACCATAACCTGAACAGTGTCACCCACTTTATATAGGCTTTCGATATTCTCAACCTTGTCCCATGATAGCTCTGAGAGGTGTACAAGTCCCTCGAGTCCCTGAGCATTAACGAAGATACCGAATGGTGTAATACCGCTAACTTCTCCCTTGAGTACATCACCCTCTTTGACAGACTTAAGAGTCTTCTCTCGTCTCTCGAGGTCTCTCTCCTGGGTAACCATCTTCTCTGAGAGGATAATCCTATTCTTCTCGCGGTCGAGCTCAATAATTCTTGTCTTGATAGTCTCACCAACCAGACTGGTTAGCTTCTTCTGTACCTTAGCAGAGATATCCTTACCAACCTGTCGAACACCATTTACATACACTCGCTGCGCATCAAGCTGTGATGTAGGGATAAAGCCTCGTACATCGCCCTTAAGCTGCACGATAACACCACCGTTGTTTGACTCTACAACTGTAGCCTCAACAACATCGTTATTTGTCTTAGCCTCTTCAAGCTCTAGCCAGACACCTGCCTGCTGTGTCCTGCGCACTGAGAGAATCAGCTGACCCTCTTCGTCCTCTGGACGTACAACATAAACTAAAAGTGTGTCGCCTTCCTTCAAGCTG encodes:
- the radA gene encoding DNA repair protein RadA, with translation MKYKCVNCDNISLKWEGRCSACGEWGSYEEFEEVTAKKAGLTGVSRGAADVQSLKSIYANKEKVELSQKRLSSGFDEFDRVLGGGYVPGEVVILSGEPGIGKSTLLLQSVVKIAKSNTVLYVTAEESVSQFMSRVERIGGSKSISANLLVSSEVNLESIVAAIESEKPDFVVVDSIQAIVSERSTSYPGSIAQVRLCGVGLTEVAKRLSIPLVIVGQINKEGGVAGPKILEHTVDCVLYMEGQGDGYYRMLKGLKNRYGSTFEVGVFEMESGGLMEVMDPSSVFIEGTDLSPGSCLSALVNGSRVVFVEIQALVVERGATAGPLRRVATGISRQRLEMLCAVLTRHTGVFLGDKDVFVNVAGGIKAESPSVDLAVCAAIKSSAINSKSDPYSLYVGEVGLTGRISGFLGLDAVMKEAGRLGYKKIVTPQSGKASSKVKVTAVKSISKVV
- a CDS encoding S1 RNA-binding domain-containing protein, giving the protein MAKTNADQLYSQLDQFIADDSNQPKRLTSGEIVEGTVVDIRPGAIIVDVGYKSEGIVAGRELKSDMIDVNSLKEGDTLLVYVVRPEDEEGQLILSVRRTQQAGVWLELEEAKTNNDVVEATVVESNNGGVIVQLKGDVRGFIPTSQLDAQRVYVNGVRQVGKDISAKVQKKLTSLVGETIKTRIIELDREKNRIILSEKMVTQERDLERREKTLKSVKEGDVLKGEVSGITPFGIFVNAQGLEGLVHLSELSWDKVENIESLYKVGDTVQVMVIGITDGGKRVAYSVKRLLTDPWSELIAKYKVGDVVDGEVQKVVDFGAFVRIDEGLNGLVHISEMSDKLVRDPRDIVSQGDKVKVKILSISSTERHLGLSLKWDSETKKSKISSDDTSSETVDSAELAEKVEEALKEENPSD
- a CDS encoding ATP-dependent Clp protease ATP-binding subunit, with amino-acid sequence MNKSKKQNYFSKLSENARISIRFASDIATTLFDKEVTPLHLFLGILLNKESIGSKALTAMGVDTTQTLQKLAGTTLLAFDRAKFEKNTKDILLSKESKDVIRVAYSIASSSSHVYVGTEHILLAILRQTDLKITQELEDAGLTYKFFKENLSNFATYPIGILAKPELQDDMDGEESQLGLLGQDLVELARDGVFDPLVGREDELEQIINVLSRRRKNNPVIIGDPGVGKTAIIEGLAQLIAAGTVPNSLMNTRLISLDVSALLAGSKLRGDVEEKVLAIISEVAESKDVILFIDEIHNILGTNFPGGGMDIAAVLKPALVRDDFRVIGATTTVEFSRYFEEDNALVRRFQPIFIEEPSIEESIEIMHRVEPILEKHHNVNISEEAIEASVRLSDRYVSDRFLPDKAIDLMDEAAASRRLQLEVKYKDLADLMGEYQAALRGKEKAVFEGDMETAKKMQQRERAIQDQMDQVKKKRTRSKYTSKYKVDVDAIQETISKWTGIPVTTISTEETDILKKLNERLGTKVVGQEEAVNAVASAIKRARTGISASDRPWASLLFLGPTGVGKTELAKVLTELLFGDEDRLIQIDMSELMEMHSISKLIGSPPGYVGYREGGQLTEKIRKRPHSVILFDEIEKAHPDVLNILLQIMEYGHLTDGKGHKVDFKNTVVILTSNIGAEEIRKDKVLGFAANLEKNQRSDSEIEAAFESMRDDLEKELKDTLRPELLNRLDDIVIFRSLTRKDARMIVSLLVDELNGRLRSKKISLSLDKDVVNKIVEDGFSEEYGARNLRRVLQDKVESALADYLLDSRNGKSKKVNGEKAKRLSVVLKNGEIAIS